In Flavobacterium gelatinilyticum, a genomic segment contains:
- a CDS encoding DoxX family protein produces the protein METIETTKTQNFFRILLGLFMITAAIGHFTFQRTEFQAQVPNWVPMDKDLVVILSGVVEITLGLSMVFLTRYKVIAGIALAVFYILVFPGNIAQYINKTPAFGLDTDQARLIRLFFQPVLIFLALWSTGAIGYFRRRG, from the coding sequence ATGGAAACGATAGAAACTACTAAAACCCAGAATTTCTTCAGGATACTTCTGGGACTTTTTATGATAACAGCAGCGATTGGTCATTTTACTTTCCAGCGAACGGAATTTCAGGCGCAGGTTCCAAACTGGGTTCCGATGGATAAAGATTTAGTTGTAATACTTTCCGGAGTAGTAGAAATAACCTTGGGATTGAGTATGGTATTTCTAACGAGATATAAAGTTATAGCGGGTATTGCTCTCGCAGTATTTTATATATTGGTTTTTCCGGGCAATATAGCTCAATATATAAACAAAACTCCTGCTTTCGGACTCGACACAGATCAGGCACGCCTCATCCGATTATTTTTTCAGCCTGTTTTAATTTTTCTGGCTTTGTGGTCTACTGGGGCTATTGGGTATTTTAGGAGGAGGGGTTAA
- a CDS encoding S24 family peptidase, giving the protein MVENTIKRIKQYIDFRGMKVSAFEREVGMSNGSFASQLKNDKTIGVDKLENILNRYPDINVEWLMYGVGDMCRPNILNENAAAYLRNGKPRKNLNIPLYDSSTAAEIVELFGDHNHQRPVDTISMPNISDCDGAMYVAGDSMSPLLRNRDIVIYKILKNPEENIIWGEMYLIYVNNDGNENFFTRILKKSDRDSFVQFVAQNPDHQTFEFPLESIKAIALVKASIRINSQF; this is encoded by the coding sequence ATGGTAGAAAATACAATTAAAAGAATCAAGCAATATATTGATTTCCGGGGAATGAAAGTGAGTGCTTTTGAAAGAGAAGTGGGAATGTCTAACGGATCTTTTGCAAGCCAGCTAAAAAACGATAAAACTATTGGAGTTGATAAATTAGAGAATATCTTAAACAGATACCCTGATATTAATGTAGAATGGCTTATGTACGGTGTGGGCGATATGTGCAGACCGAATATCCTGAATGAAAATGCGGCTGCCTATTTACGAAACGGTAAACCGCGTAAGAATTTAAACATTCCGCTTTATGACAGCAGTACCGCGGCGGAAATTGTGGAATTGTTTGGAGATCATAATCACCAAAGACCTGTAGATACGATTAGCATGCCTAATATCTCGGACTGCGATGGTGCTATGTATGTTGCGGGAGACAGCATGAGCCCTTTGCTGCGAAACCGCGATATTGTTATTTATAAGATTTTAAAAAATCCGGAAGAGAATATTATCTGGGGCGAAATGTATCTGATTTATGTGAATAACGATGGTAATGAGAATTTCTTTACCCGTATTTTAAAGAAATCAGATCGTGATTCTTTTGTGCAGTTTGTAGCGCAAAACCCAGATCATCAAACTTTTGAATTTCCTCTGGAAAGTATTAAGGCTATTGCACTGGTTAAGGCTTCGATTAGAATTAATTCGCAGTTTTAA
- a CDS encoding TMEM143 family protein, translating into MKREHYIPFNKEFLLEQQLAAFAEDPQKTDDFKKLFDIIEHYYHYESFNLNRNLKQNYALYDPDLSEKEREQFIGKSNFPVFKETLLKVLERGNYYRIEKETLEEAFNESDLIGLDLVIDFNAFKDYELYARGTHKAKEKITKFFFWKKEVEIEYYDRVLIYLNYSDADFLTAKKVKLGKMPIDPGSIALKIFKRVPKNDIETVFPNAIPRMSLKDKLLLWVPGIFGGISLLSAKVIPALVNMYEAYQTGETINLLNSKTSLNQGLIALGILGAYCFRQYNNFINRKIRYSKTLSDSLYFKNVGNNSGAFYSLLNSSEEEALKETILAYTFLHVSEKPLTAEELDEQIESWFETKLKTNLDFDVHDALLKLQSIGLGTENNGRWTVIPLHDALVKIDYLWDNVFQYNQN; encoded by the coding sequence ATGAAACGAGAACATTATATCCCGTTCAACAAAGAATTTTTACTCGAACAACAGCTTGCCGCTTTCGCTGAAGATCCGCAGAAGACAGACGATTTTAAAAAATTATTCGATATAATCGAACATTATTATCACTACGAATCGTTTAACCTGAACCGAAACTTAAAGCAAAACTATGCTTTGTATGATCCGGATTTGAGCGAAAAAGAACGTGAGCAGTTTATAGGAAAAAGTAATTTCCCGGTTTTTAAAGAAACACTGCTCAAAGTTTTGGAGCGCGGCAATTATTACCGGATTGAAAAAGAAACTTTAGAGGAGGCTTTTAACGAATCTGACTTAATTGGTCTGGATCTCGTTATCGATTTTAATGCCTTTAAAGATTATGAACTCTATGCACGCGGCACACATAAAGCAAAAGAAAAAATTACAAAATTTTTCTTCTGGAAAAAAGAAGTCGAAATCGAATATTACGATCGTGTCCTGATTTACCTAAACTACAGCGATGCCGATTTCCTGACAGCCAAAAAAGTCAAATTAGGAAAAATGCCAATCGATCCGGGTTCTATCGCTCTGAAAATCTTTAAACGCGTTCCTAAAAATGATATTGAAACGGTTTTCCCAAATGCGATTCCTAGAATGTCCTTAAAAGACAAATTACTGCTTTGGGTTCCGGGTATTTTTGGAGGTATTTCGCTGCTGAGTGCCAAAGTAATTCCGGCTTTAGTTAATATGTACGAAGCTTACCAAACTGGAGAAACGATCAATTTATTAAACAGTAAAACGTCTCTGAATCAGGGCTTAATCGCTTTAGGAATTCTGGGAGCTTATTGTTTCCGTCAGTACAATAACTTCATCAATAGAAAAATCAGATATTCTAAAACGTTGTCCGACAGTTTGTACTTTAAAAATGTGGGGAACAACAGCGGTGCTTTTTACTCGCTTCTAAATTCATCCGAAGAAGAAGCTTTAAAAGAAACTATTCTAGCTTATACGTTTTTACATGTAAGCGAAAAACCGCTGACCGCCGAAGAACTGGATGAACAAATCGAATCCTGGTTCGAAACCAAACTCAAAACTAATCTCGATTTTGATGTTCACGATGCTTTACTAAAATTGCAGAGCATTGGTCTTGGCACAGAAAACAATGGCAGATGGACGGTTATTCCGCTCCACGATGCACTGGTTAAGATTGATTATTTGTGGGATAACGTATTTCAGTACAATCAAAATTAG
- a CDS encoding DUF962 domain-containing protein — protein sequence MKTLEQWFAEYSVSHQHPRNKAIHYICVPVIYFSIVGLLMSIPSGIIAETLKLNSPVIENWACVVLVFVLLFYIRLSVVMALKIAVFSFFCLIANYYLAQIFPLWIFSLGLFAVAWVGQFYGHDIEGKKPSFLKDIQFLLIGPAWVVENLFSKK from the coding sequence ATGAAAACACTAGAACAATGGTTTGCGGAATATTCCGTAAGCCACCAGCATCCAAGAAACAAGGCTATACATTATATCTGCGTTCCGGTCATTTACTTTTCGATCGTGGGTTTATTAATGAGTATTCCGAGCGGGATTATTGCCGAAACTTTAAAACTGAATTCACCGGTAATTGAAAACTGGGCTTGTGTTGTTCTTGTTTTTGTCCTGCTGTTCTACATTCGGTTATCGGTGGTAATGGCGCTTAAAATTGCTGTTTTTTCTTTTTTCTGCCTTATTGCAAATTATTATCTGGCGCAGATATTTCCGTTATGGATATTTTCGCTTGGCTTATTTGCAGTGGCATGGGTCGGACAATTTTATGGTCATGATATCGAAGGCAAAAAACCGTCTTTCTTAAAAGACATTCAGTTTTTACTTATAGGTCCGGCTTGGGTTGTGGAGAATTTATTTTCTAAAAAATAA
- a CDS encoding tetratricopeptide repeat protein — protein sequence MKTIIDKSKLLVKLFLSLYSLAVTAQDKTADELKNLLDNDQFDKIISQYTSDYKEYSAKSLYYIGQAYYMKEDDANCLKFLDLSINKDDKDPSPIYIKASTLNYMGKYDEAVKWFKKAISLKADDAEFYSGLGDSYYQIKDYNAALDSYKKATEQNACPNRPYLMIGQIYSAQKQNDKALEAFYTAKSKISKESPSYLSALFNIGLFESLQGNYEKAEPAFTELIQIDPSDYHSYAKLIQVYYHKKEYEKAKPYKDKLYEAYAKGVLKDNVKDMFCFDQFKWNGYSVQVFERYENKNTGNIYNKHIFYFFDDSDKLVLRVQTEFSPISVELGGPKYLLCATKTGARYNPGIGFNDDLNYDDLKTQALKVFDKYK from the coding sequence ATGAAAACTATAATTGATAAATCGAAGCTTCTAGTAAAGCTCTTTTTAAGCCTTTACAGTCTTGCAGTTACTGCTCAGGACAAAACAGCCGATGAACTGAAAAATTTATTAGATAATGATCAATTTGACAAAATAATCAGTCAGTACACATCAGATTACAAAGAATATTCGGCAAAATCGCTGTATTACATCGGGCAGGCTTATTATATGAAAGAAGATGATGCAAACTGTCTTAAATTCCTTGATTTATCTATAAATAAAGACGATAAAGATCCTTCGCCAATATATATAAAAGCTTCAACTTTAAATTATATGGGCAAATACGACGAGGCTGTAAAATGGTTCAAAAAAGCCATTAGTTTAAAAGCAGATGATGCCGAATTTTACAGCGGACTCGGAGATTCTTATTATCAAATTAAAGATTACAACGCCGCTCTGGACAGCTACAAAAAAGCTACAGAACAAAATGCATGTCCAAACCGGCCTTATTTAATGATAGGTCAGATTTATTCGGCTCAAAAACAAAATGACAAAGCTCTGGAAGCATTTTATACCGCAAAATCTAAAATCTCAAAAGAATCCCCTTCTTATTTAAGTGCTTTGTTTAATATCGGTCTTTTTGAATCTTTACAGGGAAATTACGAAAAGGCAGAACCGGCATTTACAGAACTCATTCAAATAGACCCTTCTGACTATCATTCTTATGCAAAACTCATTCAGGTATATTACCACAAAAAAGAATATGAAAAAGCAAAACCGTACAAAGACAAACTATACGAAGCGTACGCAAAAGGAGTACTAAAAGATAATGTAAAAGATATGTTTTGTTTCGATCAATTTAAATGGAATGGTTATTCTGTTCAGGTATTTGAGCGTTACGAAAATAAAAACACAGGCAATATTTACAATAAACATATTTTTTATTTTTTTGATGATTCAGATAAGCTGGTATTGCGGGTTCAAACCGAATTTTCGCCCATTTCTGTCGAACTGGGCGGTCCTAAATATTTGCTTTGTGCCACTAAAACAGGTGCACGTTATAATCCGGGAATAGGATTTAATGATGACCTTAATTATGATGATTTAAAAACTCAGGCATTAAAGGTTTTTGATAAGTATAAGTAA
- a CDS encoding dihydrofolate reductase family protein, whose amino-acid sequence MRKIIVLSMISLDGVMQAPGGPKEDTSNDFKFGGWTAPFGDKVYSKAVENELKPADYLLGRKTFEIWENYWPNNAQFWPGINEGNKYILSKTREKSDWKNSHFISSLADIKKLKNSEGLDIQVWGSSELIHLLLKNDLVDELRLKIHPVLLGKGKKLFDDNAHPSGFTLTESTVTTTGVILASYKRAGDVKTGNAGETIK is encoded by the coding sequence ATGAGAAAGATAATTGTATTGTCGATGATTTCACTAGATGGTGTAATGCAGGCACCGGGCGGACCAAAAGAAGATACTTCAAACGATTTTAAATTTGGCGGCTGGACAGCACCTTTTGGCGATAAAGTGTATAGCAAAGCGGTTGAAAACGAATTAAAACCAGCAGATTATCTCTTAGGAAGAAAAACTTTTGAAATTTGGGAAAACTATTGGCCAAACAATGCTCAATTCTGGCCGGGGATTAACGAAGGCAATAAATATATTCTCTCTAAAACCAGAGAAAAATCAGACTGGAAAAATTCTCATTTTATCTCAAGTCTGGCAGATATAAAGAAACTTAAAAATTCCGAAGGCTTGGATATTCAGGTTTGGGGAAGCAGTGAACTCATTCATTTATTATTAAAAAATGACTTGGTCGACGAACTCCGATTAAAAATTCATCCTGTTCTTCTTGGTAAAGGAAAAAAACTTTTTGATGATAATGCTCATCCATCAGGATTTACATTAACCGAAAGCACCGTTACTACAACTGGAGTCATTCTCGCCAGTTATAAACGAGCCGGAGACGTAAAAACAGGAAATGCCGGAGAAACTATTAAATAA
- a CDS encoding DMP19 family protein, which translates to MKRFIITGITAAVLSLSGCTGNKKEENYLKSIEKEINKSVEDFNNNPVYKLTEKTIDTTDDKHLMEIVFFYLSKEITNYNKEFEIVSSWNKSKQAIYITEIWEAEVNNGGHNQFYANSSGRLNEFLPDALKLIGAVKNSELAKKANETFEKENAKITQYQDGTVKGFSKSYENNPLNKYDDEFYDLKKTENLEQLQVNFIRKHKAEFGN; encoded by the coding sequence ATGAAAAGATTTATAATTACAGGAATTACAGCAGCAGTCTTAAGCTTATCAGGCTGTACTGGAAATAAAAAAGAGGAAAACTACTTAAAGTCAATCGAAAAAGAAATTAATAAATCTGTTGAAGATTTTAATAATAATCCCGTTTATAAGCTGACTGAAAAAACAATTGATACTACTGACGATAAACATTTAATGGAAATCGTTTTTTTTTACTTATCAAAAGAAATAACAAATTATAACAAAGAGTTTGAAATTGTAAGTTCCTGGAATAAATCAAAGCAGGCCATTTATATAACTGAAATTTGGGAAGCAGAAGTAAACAATGGAGGTCACAACCAATTTTACGCCAACTCAAGCGGACGGTTAAACGAATTTCTGCCTGACGCTTTAAAGTTAATTGGAGCTGTTAAAAATTCTGAACTGGCAAAAAAAGCCAATGAAACTTTCGAAAAAGAAAACGCCAAAATTACGCAGTATCAGGATGGAACGGTAAAAGGGTTCAGCAAATCGTACGAGAACAATCCGTTGAACAAATATGACGATGAATTTTATGACCTCAAGAAAACTGAAAATTTAGAGCAGTTACAAGTAAATTTTATAAGAAAACACAAAGCTGAATTTGGTAATTAA
- a CDS encoding helix-turn-helix domain-containing protein: MEQKIHQGRNVKRFREMLNIKQEALAYDLGEDWNQKKISMLEQKDVIEDNLLKQISAVLKIPVEAFQNFDEEQAINIISNTFSDFKDGASAINLHPIFNPVTEVLKLHEEKIALYERMLKEKEEMMQRLEKLIK; encoded by the coding sequence ATGGAACAGAAAATACATCAGGGACGAAACGTAAAACGTTTTAGAGAAATGCTTAACATAAAGCAGGAAGCTTTGGCTTATGATTTGGGAGAAGACTGGAACCAAAAGAAAATTTCGATGCTCGAGCAGAAAGATGTAATCGAAGATAATCTGCTGAAACAAATCTCGGCAGTATTGAAAATTCCCGTTGAAGCTTTTCAAAATTTTGATGAAGAACAAGCCATAAATATTATTTCTAATACTTTTTCAGATTTTAAAGATGGAGCCTCGGCAATTAATCTTCATCCCATATTTAATCCTGTAACAGAGGTTTTAAAACTCCATGAAGAAAAGATTGCTTTGTACGAGCGTATGCTCAAAGAAAAAGAGGAAATGATGCAAAGGCTTGAAAAATTAATCAAGTAA
- a CDS encoding fibrobacter succinogenes major paralogous domain-containing protein, which produces MHKLFLSFILLFLLPNKSQNNITADIDGNKYNLVKIDKYLISSENLNVSRFNNGDLIPEVKTMQEWRKYGKLKKPAWCYHENNQKNKKKIGKIYNGFAVNDPRGICPKGFHIPTHKEWKAIITSLGGYDNAGLHLKSKKWDGDNSSGFNALSGGYRSTVNETDFYPLDYCTLFWSLQATKNSNDFIGLTTEDNSVMGEVSAHTTANGMYVRFIKND; this is translated from the coding sequence ATGCACAAACTATTTTTATCATTCATTCTATTATTCCTTCTTCCTAACAAATCTCAAAATAATATAACTGCTGATATTGATGGAAATAAATACAATTTAGTAAAAATTGACAAGTACTTAATCTCTAGTGAAAATTTAAATGTAAGCCGTTTTAATAATGGTGATTTAATACCCGAAGTAAAAACAATGCAAGAATGGCGAAAGTATGGCAAATTAAAAAAACCAGCCTGGTGCTATCACGAAAACAATCAAAAAAACAAGAAAAAAATAGGGAAAATTTATAATGGTTTTGCCGTTAATGACCCCAGAGGTATATGTCCTAAAGGATTTCATATTCCAACACATAAAGAATGGAAGGCAATAATTACTTCTTTAGGCGGTTACGACAATGCTGGTTTACATTTAAAATCTAAAAAATGGGATGGCGATAATAGTTCTGGCTTTAACGCTCTTTCAGGCGGATACAGAAGTACTGTAAATGAAACCGATTTTTACCCATTAGACTATTGTACTTTGTTTTGGAGTCTTCAGGCAACTAAAAACAGTAATGATTTTATTGGTTTAACGACAGAAGATAATTCTGTTATGGGTGAAGTTTCTGCACATACCACAGCGAATGGAATGTATGTTCGATTTATCAAAAATGATTAA
- a CDS encoding DUF4844 domain-containing protein has product MNNRILTLEKLKDKEKFSNEEWESRGLNPSEKSLCISLENSLNDLLTNLIFANNTKKSDKEIEDIFDLHYKEIKFDELDTEEREFVMDYFDEIAEILKIDSLNEKLNFWAYGTETYNHEEAVRKASEEVLAEEKKRHEILSIECQKCKTQLETFILQRDNEIPSFEFDIIKCVKCSELNILDKGCGIKRYRFLNYELIEELPKEEYDLSKALLRLEQLKNKE; this is encoded by the coding sequence GTGAATAATAGAATTTTAACATTAGAAAAATTAAAAGACAAGGAAAAATTCTCAAACGAAGAATGGGAAAGTCGTGGATTGAATCCGTCAGAAAAAAGTCTATGCATTTCACTTGAAAATTCTTTAAACGATCTATTAACTAATTTAATTTTTGCAAATAATACAAAAAAATCAGATAAAGAAATTGAGGATATATTTGATCTCCATTACAAGGAAATTAAATTTGACGAATTAGATACAGAAGAAAGAGAATTTGTAATGGATTATTTTGACGAGATTGCCGAAATTTTAAAGATCGATAGTCTTAACGAAAAACTAAACTTTTGGGCATACGGAACTGAAACTTATAATCATGAAGAAGCTGTAAGAAAAGCATCAGAAGAAGTATTAGCAGAAGAAAAGAAAAGACATGAAATTCTTTCTATAGAATGTCAAAAATGCAAAACTCAATTGGAAACTTTTATACTGCAACGAGATAATGAAATTCCTAGTTTTGAGTTTGATATAATTAAATGTGTAAAGTGTTCTGAACTTAATATTCTCGATAAAGGCTGCGGAATAAAAAGATATAGATTTCTAAATTATGAACTTATAGAAGAATTGCCCAAAGAAGAATATGATTTATCCAAAGCTTTACTAAGATTAGAACAATTAAAAAACAAAGAATAA